DNA sequence from the Lynx canadensis isolate LIC74 chromosome B2, mLynCan4.pri.v2, whole genome shotgun sequence genome:
ATCATCCATTCACTGAATGCGGGGTATATGTTGGGGAAGGTTAGGTACTGCCAGATGGATGAGGGGAAACGTGCAATAGGGCAGTGAAAAGGGGGACAGCCCCCCACTTTCCACAAACTATAAATAGCAATGTGAACACAGAGAATCACAAATAAGAAGAGCCTTCCTCATGTCTCCTCCTATCCCACTCTTTCAGAACGAGTCCCACTGTGGTCCCTAGAGGCGCCAGGGCATCTGGAAGTTCGGGGCCGGGAGCGGGGTGCAGTGCGTGGCCTCGAAGTTGTGCAGATACTTCTGAGCCTGAAGGAAGAGGGCAGGACAGGTGGGGTGCAGAGCACTGCAGTATACAGCACCCTCAAACACCTCCACAGCCTCTGAAACCACCTCCCACACCCTACAAGCTGCCACTTCCAATGCTTACATGGTATCCCCTGTCTCCAAGCCCCCTGGCCATCCCGGCACCCCCTTCCTGCCCGCCACCCCTCAGCTCACCAGAAACAAGGCCAGCTGCCGCCTTCCGTCTGCACTCATGTCCTCCCCTGTGGAGAAGAGCCGCTCACACATGAGCCATACATCTGGGTATTCATCCCCCTTCCTGGCTTCTTCCCAACACCCCCTCCTGCCACAGGACGTCCTTACCCACACTCCAGGGGAAGTCAGGCCCGTGCTCTGCCTGGTAGGAGCGGAGGACGGACAGGCACCAgtcctcctccacctcccaacGGCTATAAATCGAGGCTGctcagggagagaaaggagggcttGTCAGTGACCTGGCCTGGCCAGGCCCCCACCCAAAGGCCTCACCGCATCCCCCTGCACCTTCCTCCAGCTGTGAGGAGGCTTCCAGCCACTGCCTCACCACTCGAAGACCCTCCTCTGCCATTACACGGGGATACCTACAGAGGGAGCAACAGGACGAGAGGTCAGGACCCAATTCTCTTCACTCCTCATCCCTaaaccctcttccctccctcccttgccacGCCAGTGTCagtaaacacatgcacacacacgtgcaggcacgcacacacactcccGCTTACCGATACTGTAGGAGCTTCAGCAGGAGGTCATTGCCTCGGTTGGACATGATGTCCTCAGGAACCCTGGGGGTGAGAACAGTGTACactggaggggctggaggttggggaGGAAGGGTCTGGATACCTAGGTTTCTGGTGGGCAGAGGTGGGAAGGGCAACTTCCTAGCTACATCTGGGATCTAGGAGGGCAGAGGCTCCCAGGCACTCACGTGGTGGTGATGATCTCATCCTTGGTTCTGCGGATCAGCAACACAGGGCCCTGGTACCTTCAGAGGACAGTGTGGTGctcagagggagaggggacaagTGGCCACCCCACCCTTGCACTGGCTGCAGCCTAACCCCCTACTATAGCAGGGCCCCACAGGCTAACCCTTCACTCAGGggtgagaaaatatttaagaacagtCATGGCCCACATTCTGGCCTTACTGGGAGATCTGCTTCAATACCCAGCAAAGCCTGTACagtggggaagtggggaagggagTTACACGCCGGTTACTGGCCTGCCCTCACCTGCACAGCTGTTCTGCATTGTTCAGATTGAGATGCTGCCTCACGGTCCTGGTCACAAGGCCCCCTAGAGTGGGATCAGAGTGACGGGATGGCAGAGACAAAGCCCTTGCACAACATATAGTTCCCCACTGTTCACAAAGAAAACTAAGGCCCCAGACAGGGGAGCCCTCCTGCTTTTTATCCCGTTGGGTGACCCACTCCCCACCTACATAAAAAGGAACCATCTCCAGTTAGAATAGTTCCCAGTTCCAGCCCACCCCTTCCCTGGAAAGGCAGGCCTGGGAGCTGCACTCACTCCAGCTATCTGGCATAACCTTCAAGGCCAAGGGCACCAAGTCATCAAAGGAGGCATCCAGGATCACAGCACTAATGTCTGGGTAGGACATGGCTGCCCATGTGGCTGGTACCAGAACAAGGAAGAAAGGTGAGGACCAAGGGGCTCCTGCCCACCACCCCACCTTTGTCCCATTGACCCTACAGGCTGACACCATCATCTCTACTAGGTtagccccaggtgccccttaaccccTCACTTCACTTGGCCAGGGCACTGTATGgaggagacggagagagaatatCAAAGTGCATCGAAGACCACGTGCAGAGGAAAACTTCACTTCCCTGATCTCCCCCCTCCAGGACCCTGGTCTGCTTCTTTTCGTAATGGGCATAAGGTAGAAGGAAATGCGAACGTATACAAATAGGATACCATCTTCCAGACACACGCAGATATCCCTCCTCCATCCTCTCCTCCCTTAAGCCTCTACCCCACTGCTGGGCTCTCAGGGCATTTCCCTACTGCtctttgaggggggtgggggtggcataATTTGCCCGGGGAGGGGGGTAGGCTGGTACCAGTGAAGCCACCGATGGACCAGGCATAGATGATGATGTCCTGGGGCTGGAAGCCCAGGCGGTGGATGGCAAACTGGACCACCACATCCATGGCATTGGCCTCATTCTGAGGAAATGGCACCCCCTGCAGGAAGAAGGGCAAACGCAGGAGTGGGTTAGCACCAGAGGCTGGTTCATGGGCCACTTGCACGCTTCCAGCACAGAGCTACCCTCCAAGAGACAGAGGGTGCAGAAGAGAAGGGTGGCGAGAGGGCCCGCACTCTCCAGAAATGCCACTtctcactgtggggtggcgtcaTGGTTCCCTGCCCTTGGCACCCAGGTGACAGATGAGTGAGAGCCACCAGAGAAATATACACCCCTTTTCCTAATTCCAGTGGCTgaccagagggagacagaccataaccataaattcaggaaaagaaagggatttCAGAGAGTGTCTCACCGTGCTTCCAGCAAAGCCTGGATGATTCCAGCCCAGGACAGAATATCCAGCTGCaacacaggaggaggaggaggggctatGACCTTGTGGCCcacacctcccccacctccagccccggGGGAAAGGCCAACACAATATGGGAGCTCTAAACAACCCCAAATTTAGAGGTGAGTAACTCCAAGCTTTCTCAGAATGGGGAGATGACACCAGAGGTTCTGAGGCAGTAGAAGGGAGAGATGTGATTATGTCATGGGGACAGAATGAAGGCCATAATGTTAGGGACACAGCCCAAAGGGAGGGAATGTAAGGTTGGCAAAGCGAATGGGGAGTAAACTTTCCCCCCAAATGTGAGAATTTCAAACCTCACTCAGACAAGGTGATCTGGCCCAGGGAAGTTATACTGGTGTGGGAAGGTGGGGACATTCCATTCCAAAGGGCAGAGATGAGTATTGTGCCCTGGGCCTACCTTCCAGAGGTGTAGAAATGCAGCCCACCTCATAGAAGCCCGCGTTCCCCTCACAGCAGATCACCTAcggaaggaagcaggaagaagggCTGGGAAGGAGCCAAGCTGGGACTGAAAATCCCCTGTGTGGCAGGACGTGGGAGCTTtacagggaagaggaaagggccTGTTGTCTTCAACGGGAATAGAAACTTCTAATTTTACAAGGTGCATGAGAGGCAGAGTGGATGCAAAAGCTTAGCAAACTGAGGAAGACGAACTGCTCGACCACTCAGCAGTGTCGTTTTCCTTGGAAGACCACCGGAGGACAGCTCTCAGAAATGGGGttatggatatttttttcctgtctagTTTTTGGGTCTATTTTTTTCATGACTGTTTCTTTTGTGTGGCATGCCAATCACTttccatctctgggcctcagacttAGAGTCAGATAAACTTTAATTTCATGGGGCCCCGAGCCCAAACTCAGAGATGGTGGAGCTTGCATGGATTCTCATAGCAGCTGGGCAGTGCCGGAACCAGGAGTCAGCTCCCTGGACTGCTGACTCAGTGCTCTTTCCATGGCTCCCTCATGGAGGCAGGATATACTGGAGGCCAggctacctgggttcaaatcccagctctctcACTTACTGTGTGGTCTGGGAAAATTATCCCAggctcagtttcatcatctgtaaaatgggctctCCTAAAAATAGTACCTCTTCTgcagggttgttttgaggattaaatatatGCCTTCTATGTGATAAATGCTGTCTAAGTGGTGACTATTACAAGATTACTTTTTGGTCCTTGAATGTCAACTCCTACTTCATCTATTTCCCTGTGGTAGGGTTTTCCTACACCAACATGtcttgagggtggggtgggagatgggATTATCCCCAGATGTACTTCTTAGGGCTGCTGTAGAACTGAGGTCCCCAGAACCTCCACTGCTCTCCCCGCACCACTTTTGGCCTgggctccctgctccctctcaccAGCTTCTGTCCCTGAGGCTCAGCTGTCCCCCGCCGGTCCACAAACATGGTGTCAATCTCGTTGCCATCGCAGGCCAGCAGCTTTGCCCGGCGCCCGTTGCACTGAGTGGGGGAGATGTTGTGAGGGGCAGGAGGTCACATCCCTGGTAGGGGGAGAAGGACca
Encoded proteins:
- the ABHD16A gene encoding phosphatidylserine lipase ABHD16A isoform X2 encodes the protein MAKLLSCVLGPRLYKIYRERDSERAPSGVPETPTSVTTPPSSSWASAAGPTPSTGSSSPSWKQHIGTTLQKTRKESRGGPSRQGVALLRPEPLHRGTADTLLNRVKKLPCQITSYLVAHTLGRRMLYPGSVYLLQKALMPMLLQGQARLVEECNGRRAKLLACDGNEIDTMFVDRRGTAEPQGQKLVICCEGNAGFYEVGCISTPLEAGYSVLGWNHPGFAGSTGVPFPQNEANAMDVVVQFAIHRLGFQPQDIIIYAWSIGGFTATWAAMSYPDISAVILDASFDDLVPLALKVMPDSWRGLVTRTVRQHLNLNNAEQLCRYQGPVLLIRRTKDEIITTTVPEDIMSNRGNDLLLKLLQYRYPRVMAEEGLRVVRQWLEASSQLEEASIYSRWEVEEDWCLSVLRSYQAEHGPDFPWSVGEDMSADGRRQLALFLAQKYLHNFEATHCTPLPAPNFQMPWRL
- the ABHD16A gene encoding phosphatidylserine lipase ABHD16A isoform X1, yielding MAKLLSCVLGPRLYKIYRERDSERAPSGVPETPTSVTTPPSSSWDTYYQPRALEKHADSILALASVFWSISYYSSPFAFFYLYRKGYLSLSKVVPFSHYAGTLLLLLAGVACLRGIGRWTNPQYRQFITILEATHRNHSAENKRQLANYNFDFKSWPVDFHWEEPSSRKESRGGPSRQGVALLRPEPLHRGTADTLLNRVKKLPCQITSYLVAHTLGRRMLYPGSVYLLQKALMPMLLQGQARLVEECNGRRAKLLACDGNEIDTMFVDRRGTAEPQGQKLVICCEGNAGFYEVGCISTPLEAGYSVLGWNHPGFAGSTGVPFPQNEANAMDVVVQFAIHRLGFQPQDIIIYAWSIGGFTATWAAMSYPDISAVILDASFDDLVPLALKVMPDSWRGLVTRTVRQHLNLNNAEQLCRYQGPVLLIRRTKDEIITTTVPEDIMSNRGNDLLLKLLQYRYPRVMAEEGLRVVRQWLEASSQLEEASIYSRWEVEEDWCLSVLRSYQAEHGPDFPWSVGEDMSADGRRQLALFLAQKYLHNFEATHCTPLPAPNFQMPWRL